The Rhododendron vialii isolate Sample 1 chromosome 6a, ASM3025357v1 genome includes a window with the following:
- the LOC131331539 gene encoding cold-responsive protein kinase 1-like produces MTWGYQGHIPEGVMSCFSNCFGKDASPPKHTIDIDEEISGIQNVKLYTYRELSIATGGFSPANKVGEGGFGSVYKGRLKDGTMVAIKKLSAESRQGLHEFMTEIIVISDIEHENLVKLDGCCVEGSHRILVYGYLENNSLAQTLLGRGGSGIQFNWKTRSTICIGVARGLAFLHEELRPHIVHRDIKASNVLLDKDLTPKISDFGLAKLFPEQVTHISTRVAGTLGYLAPEYAIRGQLTRKADIYSFGVLLLEIVCGRCNNNTRLPIEEQYLLEWVWELYERGELPQLVDKTLEGDYDVDEACKFFKIGLLCTQDMAKIRPSMSEVVKMLTGEMHVDDEKISKPGLISELMGLKRKKDSSDLISGETKKVDDSSSGSRDFTCATMTFTSISARSN; encoded by the exons ATGACCTGGGGTTACCAAGGACATATACCAGAAGGTGTAATGAGTTGTTTTTCTAACTGTTTTGGAAAGGATGCTTCCCCACCTAAGCACACAATTGACATTGATGAAG AGATTTCAGGCATCCAAAATGTTAAACTGTACACTTACAGAGAATTGAGTATTGCCACCGGGGGTTTTAGTCCAGCAAACAAAGTTGGGGAGGGTGGTTTCGGTTCCGTGTACAAG GGAAGGCTCAAAGATGGAACTATGGTCGCAATAAAGAAACTTTCTGCTGAATCAAGGCAAGGGCTTCATGAATTTATGACAGAGATAATTGTGATATCAGATATAGAGCATGAAAACTTGGTTAAGTTGGATGGTTGTTGCGTGGAAGGTAGCCATCGAATTTTGGTCTATGGCTATCTTGAAAATAATAGCCTGGCCCAAACCCTTCTAG GCAGAGGGGGCAGTGGGATTCAATTTAACTGGAAAACACGGTCTACAATATGCATTGGCGTTGCACGGGGGCTTGCATTCCTTCACGAGGAACTTAGGCCACATATTGTTCATAGAGACATCAAAGCAAGCAATGTTCTTCTTGACAAGGACCTAACGCCCAAGATCTCGGATTTTGGTCTCGCAAAGCTTTTCCCAGAGCAGGTGACTCATATCAGCACACGTGTTGCAGGAACACT AGGTTATTTGGCCCCAGAGTACGCTATACGAGGTCAACTGACAAGGAAAGCAGATatttacagttttggtgttcttCTCCTGGAAATTGTTTGTGGGAGATGCAACAACAACACGCGACTTCCTATTGAGGAACAATATCTTCTTGAATGG GTGTGGGAATTGTATGAGCGGGGGGAGCTTCCGCAGTTGGTTGACAAAACATTGGAAGGGGACTATGATGTGGATGAAGCTTGCAAATTCTTCAAAATTGGTCTTCTTTGCACCCAAGATATGGCAAAGATCCGGCCATCCATGTCTGAAGTGGTGAAAATGCTGACGGGCGAGATGCATGTGGATGATGAGAAGATCTCAAAACCAGGCCTAATTTCTGAGCTAATGGGACTCAAACGTAAAAAGGATTCATCAGACCtgatatccggagaaaccaagAAGGTGGATGACTCATCATCAGGGAGCAGGGACTTTACATGTGCAACCATGACTTTCACGTCAATCTCTGCCCGAAGTAATTGA
- the LOC131331542 gene encoding multiple organellar RNA editing factor 8, chloroplastic/mitochondrial-like, whose amino-acid sequence MATTRTIVTRSLLTTKQTLSSLLSRSYSSPAVSLPSPPPSSLSSSILRPLVAVAANFHRLSPASTARGFSTRRTSSSLNDPNPNWSNRPPKETILLDGCDFEHWLVVVEKPEGDPTRDDIIDGYIKTLAEVVGSEDEARMKIYSVSTRHYFAFGALVSEELSYKLKELSHVRWVLPDSYLDVRNKDYGGEPFINGQAVPYDPKYHEEWVRNNAKANDRNRRNDRPRNFDRSRNFERRGNRDVQNPPGSYSPNNMTSPPNMAGPPPGNMGGQPNMGAMPQTNMGGQTNMGGGMPQNNRGGAPPQYNTGGGAPPQYNTGGVQPQYNTGGGQPQYNTGGGQPQYNTGGGQPQYNTGAGMPQTNMGGNPQNNTGRMPQNNVGGPPNNMGVGAHNTAPPNFQYGPNNGGTPYQNREMSGPGQNREYQPNNFAPNSGVGNPYQTQDMPGRDMPPPPNYQ is encoded by the exons ATGGCGACCACTCGCACGATCGTCACCCGCTCTCTCCTCACCACCAAGCAAAcactctcctccctcctctctcgCTCCTACTCCTCCCCCGCCGTTtctctcccctcccctcccccctcctctctctcctcctccatcctCCGCCCGCTCGTCGCCGTCGCGGCCAACTTCCACCGCCTCTCTCCGGCGAGCACCGCGCGCGGCTTCTCGACCAGGAGAACGTCGTCGTCTCTCAATGATCCGAACCCTAACTGGTCCAACCGGCCGCCCAAGGAGACGATACTGCTGGACGGGTGCGATTTCGAGCACTGGCTCGTCGTCGTGGAGAAGCCCGAGGGTGACCCCACCAGGGACGATATTATCGACGGTTATATTAAAACCCTGGCTGAGGTCGTCGGGAG CGAGGATGAAGCACGGATGAAAATCTATTCAGTCTCGACGAGACACTATTTTGCATTTGGAGCCCTAGTATCTGAAGAACTTTCCTACAAACTCAAAG AATTGTCACATGTCCGATGGGTGCTTCCTGATTCTTACTTGGATGTTAGGAATAAAGATTATGGAG GGGAGCCTTTCATTAATGGGCAAGCTGTTCCTTATGACCCGAAGTACCATGAGGAATGGGTGAGAAACAACGCGAAGGCAAATGATAGAAATAGACGCAATGACAGACCTCGCAACTTTGACAGGTCGAGGAATTTTGAGAGGAGGGGGAATCGTGATGTTCAGAATCCTCCTGGATCCTACTCACCGAACAACATGACAAGCCCGCCCAATATGGCAGGCCCACCACCAGGTAATATGGGAGGTCAGCCCAATATGGGGGCGATGCCGCAAACTAACATGGGAGGTCAGACCAATATGGGAGGAGGGATGCCACAGAACAACAGGGGAGGGGCGCCACCACAGTACAACACAGGGGGAGGGGCGCCACCACAGTACAACACAGGAGGAGTCCAACCACAGTACAACACTGGAGGAGGCCAGCCACAGTACAACACTGGAGGAGGCCAGCCTCAGTACAACACAGGAGGAGGCCAGCCACAGTACAACACGGGAGCAGGTATGCCACAGACCAATATGGGAGGCAATCCGCAGAACAACACGGGACGAATGCCTCAAAATAACGTGGGAGGGCCACCGAACAACATGGGAGTAGGAGCGCACAATACTGCTCCTCCAAATTTCCAATATGGGCCTAACAATGGAGGCACACCTTACCAAAACAGGGAAATGTCTGGTCCAGGACAAAACAGAGAGTACCAGCCCAATAACTTTGCTCCAAACTCGGGGGTTGGAAATCCTTACCAGACTCAAGACATGCCCGGAAGAGATATGCCCCCACCACCAAATTATCAGTAG
- the LOC131331544 gene encoding UBP1-associated protein 2C-like encodes MDLTKKRKLDDNNGQQPDLLAAAPQLTPDDARSLLSSFTHDQLLSIVQSAVLRHPDVLSAVRSIADADPAQRKLFVRGLGWDTTTDKLRALFSSYGDIDEAVVILDKATGKSKGYGFVTMKHVDGALLALKEPSKKIDGRMTVTQLAAAGIQGGPVASSVPVGGYDVSNRKIYVANVPYDMPGDRLLAHFSSYGEVEEGPLGYDKATGKSRGYALFVYKTVEAARASLVDPMKTVDGYQLNCKLANEGKRGKPEVGAGVAPGVQGVAQGPGEAQGNGLGMHPPSVMPGPVGGQYGGPGGSYGGFSGGPQLGHPMNSSMGGGGPGLSSVSSQAPSSMGVSGGGYGSGMGGPYGGSHFGGPGSTGYGGAGGLGTGGGGLVGSAGGFGGSGGGMVGSAGGFGGAGGGMVGNAGGLGGVGGGLGGSAGSLGGVGSGLGGAGRGSSLYGGLPASSSGLPSGGYPESAHYSLSSSGYGSQHNHPAGTSPATRVPPGGMYQGGNPYY; translated from the coding sequence ATGGACCTCACCAAGAAGCGAAAGCTCGACGACAACAACGGCCAACAACCCGACCTCCTCGCCGCCGCCCCCCAACTCACCCCCGACGACGCCCGCTCCCTCCTCTCCTCCTTCACCCACGACCAGCTCCTCTCCATCGTCCAATCCGCCGTCCTCCGCCACCCCGACGTCCTCTCCGCCGTCCGATCCATCGCCGACGCCGACCCCGCCCAGCGCAAGCTCTTCGTCCGCGGACTCGGCTGGGACACCACCACCGACAAGCTCCGCGCCCTCTTCTCCTCCTACGGTGACATCGACGAAGCCGTCGTCATCCTTGACAAGGCCACCGGCAAGTCCAAGGGATACGGCTTCGTCACCATGAAGCACGTCGACGGCGCCCTCTTAGCCCTGAAAGAACCCAGCAAGAAAATTGACGGCCGGATGACCGTGACGCAGCTCGCTGCCGCGGGGATCCAGGGTGGCCCTGTGGCGAGCTCGGTCCCCGTCGGGGGCTACGATGTTTCGAATAGAAAAATTTACGTGGCGAATGTGCCGTATGATATGCCCGGGGATAGGTTGTTGGCGCACTTTTCGTCATATGGGGAGGTGGAGGAAGGGCCCTTAGGTTATGATAAGGCGACGGGGAAATCTAGAGGGTATGCTCTGTTTGTGTATAAGACGGTGGAGGCGGCTAGGGCTTCGTTGGTCGACCCGATGAAGACGGTTGATGGGTATCAGTTGAATTGTAAGTTGGCGAACGAAGGGAAGAGAGGGAAACCGGAGGTGGGCGCAGGGGTGGCGCCAGGAGTGCAGGGGGTGGCGCAAGGGCCCGGTGAAGCCCAGGGGAATGGGCTTGGGATGCATCCTCCTTCTGTAATGCCGGGTCCGGTTGGTGGGCAGTATGGTGGGCCGGGTGGTTCGTATGGTGGGTTTTCGGGTGGTCCACAGTTGGGTCATCCCATGAATTCGTCCATGGGCGGTGGCGGTCCTGGATTGTCATCAGTTAGTAGTCAAGCACCATCTTCGATGGGTGttagtggtggtggttatggttCTGGCATGGGAGGTCCTTATGGTGGATCTCATTTTGGTGGACCTGGTTCAACTGGATACGGGGGTGCTGGCGGACTAGGTACCGGAGGCGGAGGTTTGGTTGGCAGCGCTGGTGGATTTGGTGGCTCGGGTGGTGGTATGGTTGGCAGTGCTGGTGGATTTGGCGGCGCAGGCGGTGGTATGGTTGGCAATGCTGGTGGATTGGGTGGTGTTGGCGGGGGATTGGGTGGCAGTGCTGGCAGTTTGGGTGGTGTTGGAAGTGGGTTGGGTGGTGCTGGTCGTGGTTCGTCATTGTATGGAGGATTGCCTGCAAGCTCAAGTGGGTTGCCTTCCGGTGGTTATCCTGAGAGTGCACACTATAGTTTGTCATCTTCAGGGTATGGAAGCCAGCACAATCATCCAGCCGGAACATCACCAGCCACTCGAGTTCCACCTGGGGGAATGTACCAAGGTGGCAACCCATACTACTGA
- the LOC131331540 gene encoding multiple organellar RNA editing factor 8, chloroplastic/mitochondrial-like: MATTRMIFTRSFLTTKQTLSSLLSRSSSSSSFVASLSTPPPSSLSSSILRLRPLVAVNFHCHSPATAARGYATRRTSSSLNDQNPNWSNRPPKETILLEGCDFEHWLVVVENPKGDPTRDEIIDGYIKTLSEVVGSEDEARMKIYSVSTKHYFAFGALVSEELSFKLKELPHVRWVLPDSYLDVRNKDYGGEPFINGQAVPYHPKYHEEWVKNSINATERNKRNDRPRNFDRPRNSWRRGNQDVQNPPGSYPSGVPPNNMTSPPNMADPPPGNMGRQPNIAGMPQSNMGGQSNMGGMPQTNMGSQTNTGGGMPQYNTGGGQPQYNTIGGMPQNNTGGNPQYNTGRMPQNNMCGPPNNMRGGMPPNNMGGGACNTAPPNSRYEPNNGGMPYQNREMSGPRQNREYQHNNFAPNSGVGNPYQTRDMTGRDMPQQPNYQ, from the exons ATGGCGACAACTCGCATGATCTTCACTCGCTCTTTCCTCACCACCAAGCAAAcactctcctccctcctctctcgctcctcctcctcctcctccttcgttgcttctctctccacccctcctccctcctctctctcctcctccatcctCCGCCTCCGTCCGCTCGTCGCCGTCAACTTCCACTGCCACTCTCCGGCGACTGCCGCGCGCGGCTATGCGACTCGCAGAACGTCGTCGTCTCTCAACGATCAGAACCCTAACTGGTCCAACCGGCCGCCCAAGGAGACGATACTGCTCGAAGGGTGCGATTTCGAGCACTGGCTCGTCGTCGTGGAGAATCCCAAGGGTGACCCCACCAGGGACGAGATTATCGACGGCTATATTAAAACCCTTTCTGAGGTCGTCGGGAG CGAGGATGAAGCAAGGATGAAAATCTATTCAGTCTCGACAAAACACTATTTTGCATTTGGAGCCCTTGTATCTGAAGAACTTTCATTCAAACTCAAAG AATTGCCACATGTCCGATGGGTGCTTCCTGATTCTTACTTGGATGTTAGGAATAAAGATTATGGAG GGGAGCCCTTCATTAATGGGCAGGCCGTACCTTATCACCCGAAGTACCATGAGGAATGGGTGAAAAACAGCATCAATGCAACTGAGAGAAATAAACGCAATGACAGACCTCGCAACTTTGACAGGCCAAGGAATTCTTGGAGGAGGGGGAATCAAGATGTTCAGAATCCTCCTGGATCCTACCCGAGTGGAGTCCCACCGAACAACATGACAAGTCCGCCCAATATGGCAGACCCACCACCAGGTAATATGGGACGTCAGCCCAACATAGCAGGGATGCCACAAAGTAACATGGGTGGTCAGTCCAATATGGGGGGGATGCCGCAAACTAACATGGGAAGTCAGACCAACACTGGAGGAGGGATGCCGCAGTACAACACAGGAGGAGGCCAGCCGCAGTACAACACGATAGGAGGTATGCCACAGAACAATACGGGAGGCAATCCGCAGTACAACACAGGACGAATGCCTCAAAATAACATGTGCGGGCCACCTAACAACATGCGGGGTGGTATGCCACCCAACAACATGGGAGGAGGAGCTTGCAATACCGCTCCTCCAAATTCCCGATATGAGCCTAACAATGGAGGCATGCCTTACCAAAACAGGGAAATGTCTGGTCCCAGACAAAACAGAGAGTACCAGCATAATAACTTTGCTCCAAACTCGGGGGTTGGAAATCCTTACCAGACTCGAGACATGACCGGAAGAGATATGCCCCAACAACCAAATTATCAGTAG
- the LOC131331543 gene encoding uncharacterized protein LOC131331543 isoform X1, giving the protein MPFSILRMAVHSLPINPLPNTHLSPLLYYMVYCTQFQASTKQSSCGVWLVKNKFPPIGLVSPFTRIHAYRVGSVVDTEEASDLEDCFKQKLATDSFEENTYNDKIQLRSSSQSLIDKNQIEQDRRRKISLANKGKESRSKGRKHGPETRERISRNTKAALMDPKIRAKMSGSHVLSDESKARISYSLTRVWGRKLKWKRSRAKFLSSWADSIAEAAKRGGNGQRELHWDSYDKIKEEIAIEQRRQAEAKEMAKEKMARVAQKRKVKEHKATPRGEMRRKRNRKSKEEREELDIAQELKINERLAKLHKRKTSTNGQISSEDQQAWEKLDLEFVKKEQIRRQVSLADQIRAAKAKRVEYVARERLPTAHSLHSESDQQSE; this is encoded by the exons ATGCCATTCTCTATTCT GAGGATGGCTGTGCATTCCCTGCCCATTAATCCATTGCCCAACACCCATTTGTCGCCGCTGCTGTATTATATGGTGTACTGCACTCAATTTCAGGCAAGCACAAAGCAATCAAGTTGTGGAGTATGGCTTGTGAAGAATAAATTTCCACCAATTGGCCTCGTTAGTCCCTTTACCAGAATCCACGCATATCGAGTTGGGAGTGTTGTCGATACAGAAGAGGCTTCTGATCTTGAGGATTGTTTCAAGCAAAAACTTGCCACTGATTCATTTGAGGAAAACACTTACAATGACAAGATTCAACTTCGTAGTTCTTCGCAAAGTCTGATTGATAAAAATCAGATTGAGCAAGACAGAAGAAGAAAGATATCCTTGGCAAACAAGGGAAAAGAGTCAAGGAGCAAAGGCAGAAAGCATGGCCCAG AGACTCGTGAACGGATCAGCCGGAATACAAAAGCAGCCCTCATGGATCCCAAG ATTAGAGCGAAGATGTCCGGCAGCCACGTTCTCAG TGACGAGTCCAAGGCGAGAATAAGCTATTCACTCACACGGGTATGGGGAAGGAAATTGAAATGGAAAAGGTCAAGGGCAAAATTCTTGTCATCGTGGGCTGATAGTATAGCAGAAGCTGCTAAAAGAGGTGGGAATGGCCAAAGAGAACTACACTGGGATAGCTATGATAAGATTAAAGAAGAAATAGCTATCGAACAGCGTCGCCAAGCTGAGGCAAAGGAAATGGCCAAAGAAAAGATGGCAAGGGTTGCTCAGAAGAGAAAAGTGAAGGAACATAAAGCAACACCAAGAGGAGAAATGAGGCGTAagagaaatagaaaatcaaaggaagagagagaggagttagACATTGCTCAAGAGCTGAAAATCAATGAGAGGTTGGCAAAG CTTCATAAGAGGAAGACATCTACAAATGGTCAAATCAGTAGCGAAGATCAGCAGGCTTGGGAGAAATTGGATTTGGAGTTTGTAAAGAAGGAACAAATACGAAGACAAGTTTCACTTGCAGATCAGATCCGAGCTGCCAAGGCCAAAAGAGTGGAATATGTTGCTAGGGAAAGGCTGCCAACTGCACACTCTCTTCACTCAGAGAGTGATCAGCAGAGTGAATGA
- the LOC131331543 gene encoding uncharacterized protein LOC131331543 isoform X3: protein MAVHSLPINPLPNTHLSPLLYYMVYCTQFQASTKQSSCGVWLVKNKFPPIGLVSPFTRIHAYRVGSVVDTEEASDLEDCFKQKLATDSFEENTYNDKIQLRSSSQSLIDKNQIEQDRRRKISLANKGKESRSKGRKHGPETRERISRNTKAALMDPKIRAKMSGSHVLSDESKARISYSLTRVWGRKLKWKRSRAKFLSSWADSIAEAAKRGGNGQRELHWDSYDKIKEEIAIEQRRQAEAKEMAKEKMARVAQKRKVKEHKATPRGEMRRKRNRKSKEEREELDIAQELKINERLAKLHKRKTSTNGQISSEDQQAWEKLDLEFVKKEQIRRQVSLADQIRAAKAKRVEYVARERLPTAHSLHSESDQQSE, encoded by the exons ATGGCTGTGCATTCCCTGCCCATTAATCCATTGCCCAACACCCATTTGTCGCCGCTGCTGTATTATATGGTGTACTGCACTCAATTTCAGGCAAGCACAAAGCAATCAAGTTGTGGAGTATGGCTTGTGAAGAATAAATTTCCACCAATTGGCCTCGTTAGTCCCTTTACCAGAATCCACGCATATCGAGTTGGGAGTGTTGTCGATACAGAAGAGGCTTCTGATCTTGAGGATTGTTTCAAGCAAAAACTTGCCACTGATTCATTTGAGGAAAACACTTACAATGACAAGATTCAACTTCGTAGTTCTTCGCAAAGTCTGATTGATAAAAATCAGATTGAGCAAGACAGAAGAAGAAAGATATCCTTGGCAAACAAGGGAAAAGAGTCAAGGAGCAAAGGCAGAAAGCATGGCCCAG AGACTCGTGAACGGATCAGCCGGAATACAAAAGCAGCCCTCATGGATCCCAAG ATTAGAGCGAAGATGTCCGGCAGCCACGTTCTCAG TGACGAGTCCAAGGCGAGAATAAGCTATTCACTCACACGGGTATGGGGAAGGAAATTGAAATGGAAAAGGTCAAGGGCAAAATTCTTGTCATCGTGGGCTGATAGTATAGCAGAAGCTGCTAAAAGAGGTGGGAATGGCCAAAGAGAACTACACTGGGATAGCTATGATAAGATTAAAGAAGAAATAGCTATCGAACAGCGTCGCCAAGCTGAGGCAAAGGAAATGGCCAAAGAAAAGATGGCAAGGGTTGCTCAGAAGAGAAAAGTGAAGGAACATAAAGCAACACCAAGAGGAGAAATGAGGCGTAagagaaatagaaaatcaaaggaagagagagaggagttagACATTGCTCAAGAGCTGAAAATCAATGAGAGGTTGGCAAAG CTTCATAAGAGGAAGACATCTACAAATGGTCAAATCAGTAGCGAAGATCAGCAGGCTTGGGAGAAATTGGATTTGGAGTTTGTAAAGAAGGAACAAATACGAAGACAAGTTTCACTTGCAGATCAGATCCGAGCTGCCAAGGCCAAAAGAGTGGAATATGTTGCTAGGGAAAGGCTGCCAACTGCACACTCTCTTCACTCAGAGAGTGATCAGCAGAGTGAATGA
- the LOC131331543 gene encoding uncharacterized protein LOC131331543 isoform X2, producing MVMRRMAVHSLPINPLPNTHLSPLLYYMVYCTQFQASTKQSSCGVWLVKNKFPPIGLVSPFTRIHAYRVGSVVDTEEASDLEDCFKQKLATDSFEENTYNDKIQLRSSSQSLIDKNQIEQDRRRKISLANKGKESRSKGRKHGPETRERISRNTKAALMDPKIRAKMSGSHVLSDESKARISYSLTRVWGRKLKWKRSRAKFLSSWADSIAEAAKRGGNGQRELHWDSYDKIKEEIAIEQRRQAEAKEMAKEKMARVAQKRKVKEHKATPRGEMRRKRNRKSKEEREELDIAQELKINERLAKLHKRKTSTNGQISSEDQQAWEKLDLEFVKKEQIRRQVSLADQIRAAKAKRVEYVARERLPTAHSLHSESDQQSE from the exons ATGGTAATGAG GAGGATGGCTGTGCATTCCCTGCCCATTAATCCATTGCCCAACACCCATTTGTCGCCGCTGCTGTATTATATGGTGTACTGCACTCAATTTCAGGCAAGCACAAAGCAATCAAGTTGTGGAGTATGGCTTGTGAAGAATAAATTTCCACCAATTGGCCTCGTTAGTCCCTTTACCAGAATCCACGCATATCGAGTTGGGAGTGTTGTCGATACAGAAGAGGCTTCTGATCTTGAGGATTGTTTCAAGCAAAAACTTGCCACTGATTCATTTGAGGAAAACACTTACAATGACAAGATTCAACTTCGTAGTTCTTCGCAAAGTCTGATTGATAAAAATCAGATTGAGCAAGACAGAAGAAGAAAGATATCCTTGGCAAACAAGGGAAAAGAGTCAAGGAGCAAAGGCAGAAAGCATGGCCCAG AGACTCGTGAACGGATCAGCCGGAATACAAAAGCAGCCCTCATGGATCCCAAG ATTAGAGCGAAGATGTCCGGCAGCCACGTTCTCAG TGACGAGTCCAAGGCGAGAATAAGCTATTCACTCACACGGGTATGGGGAAGGAAATTGAAATGGAAAAGGTCAAGGGCAAAATTCTTGTCATCGTGGGCTGATAGTATAGCAGAAGCTGCTAAAAGAGGTGGGAATGGCCAAAGAGAACTACACTGGGATAGCTATGATAAGATTAAAGAAGAAATAGCTATCGAACAGCGTCGCCAAGCTGAGGCAAAGGAAATGGCCAAAGAAAAGATGGCAAGGGTTGCTCAGAAGAGAAAAGTGAAGGAACATAAAGCAACACCAAGAGGAGAAATGAGGCGTAagagaaatagaaaatcaaaggaagagagagaggagttagACATTGCTCAAGAGCTGAAAATCAATGAGAGGTTGGCAAAG CTTCATAAGAGGAAGACATCTACAAATGGTCAAATCAGTAGCGAAGATCAGCAGGCTTGGGAGAAATTGGATTTGGAGTTTGTAAAGAAGGAACAAATACGAAGACAAGTTTCACTTGCAGATCAGATCCGAGCTGCCAAGGCCAAAAGAGTGGAATATGTTGCTAGGGAAAGGCTGCCAACTGCACACTCTCTTCACTCAGAGAGTGATCAGCAGAGTGAATGA